The genome window CTGCTACGAAGGAAGGAGGTCAGTCTGCTCATGATGTCTTAATATGGTGGTCTGCCCACAAAATTACATCTTTTCCCCTTTCCGTGCAAGTATCTTTTGTCTTATTTTCTTACTCCTTGACCTCCCAGATGTCGTTGGTTTCGAGCATCTCCATGAAGGTATGGTAATGCTTCTGCGCCTTCACCTCTTCTATCTGTTTGTTGACAGCAGCATCGTAGGTAGGTGCTTCGACATCACGGATGACTCCAAGGGCAACAGGGAAGCCGTCCTCGTTGCTCATCATCGCCAGCTTCAACTGCAAAGTATTGTCCTGGCAGTGGGCATCGTGTACGAGAATATCATCACGGGTGATACCGTTCTCGCCAATCTTAACAACCTTCAATCCGAAGCCTTCCTGCATAAGACCATACTCCTGGTTGGCACCGAAGATCAATGGTTCGCCATGTCTGACGTAGATGGCATTCTCTTTTCTGCCTGCAGAGGTGTAAACAGAATTGTGACAGCCGTCATTGAAGATGACACAGTTCTGCAGAATCTCGCATACGGAAGCTCCCTTGTGCTGATAGGCAGCCTTGAGAATGGCGATAGTCTCGGTATTGTCGCTGGCAACACTGCGTGCGAAGAAGTTGCCACGTGCGCCGAAACAGAGTTCAGCAGGGCGGAACGGATCCTCGGTTGTGCCGTAAGGACTCGACTTGGAAACGAAGCCGCGCGGGCTGGTCGGTGAATACTGTCCCTTTGTAAGACCGTAGATACGGTTGTTCAGAAGTATCATGTTCAGGTCTACATTACGGCGCATGGCATGGATGAAGTGGTTACCGCCGATGGCAAGTGCGTCACCGTCGCCCGACACCTGCCAGATGGTGAGGTTAGGATTGGTCACCTTTGCACCTGTAGAGATGGCTGCTGCACGACCGTGGATGGTCTGCATGGCGTATGTATTGGCGTAATAGGGCAGTCGGCTTGAGCATCCGATGCCGCTTATAACGGCTGTTTCGTAAGGTGGAACACCTAACTCTGCCATTGCTTTCTGCAAGCTGGCAAGGAAGAAATGGTCACCACAGCCGGGACACCAACGTGGTTGTCCCTTCTTGAAGTCTTGTGCTGTATATTGATTCATGTCTTTTTAGAATTTAAAGGAGTTAAAGAAGTGATTGGAGTTATACCAAATGCCAGAACTGAAGGTTTTATCCATGATTCAAACTCATGAACACTTGTAATTCAAAGTTCATCATTGAAAACCCAAACTTATGGTTACTTCAATTCATTGTGCATTATCAGTAGCAACTTGTCAACTCGTAAGCTGGTTAGCCAGTCAACCCGTCAACTTGTCAACTCATCAATCTGTAAGCTCGTTTACTGTAATATCTTTGTATAGAATGTACCGCTCTCTTCCTTTGGAAGTGGAGCCTTGATAAGTTTCTCAAAGGTACTAACAAGCTCATTGACAACGAATGGCTGTCCCTTGACCTGATTGTACTGATAAGGAGCAAAATGGTTGATACGGATACGCAGGAGGGCCGCAAGCTGACCAAGGTTCTGTTCAGCAACAACCACTTTCTTGTAACGTCCAAGCACTTCAGCGGTATTCTTCGGCAATGGGTTCACATACTTGAACTGTGCCAAAGCAACCTTATGTCCTTTACCACGCAACTCTTCCATTGCAGAATAGAGATGACCGTAAGTACTTCCGAAGCCTACAATGAGCAGGTCAGCATCCTTCTCGTCGCCCATGACTTCCAGGTCGGGCACCGGGATACGTGCTACCTTGTCCCAACGAAGCCTATCCATCTTGTCATGGTTCTCCGGGTCAGTGGAAATAGCACCCGTTTCGCCGTCCTTCTCCAATCCTCCAAGGATATGTGTGTAGCCCTCCATACCTGGAATAGCCCAGTAACGTGCCAATGTTTCGGGGTCACGTTTGTAAGGAGTGTACTTATACTTCTGCTCTTCAGTGACGAAGTGAGGATGGATTTCCGGCAACTCTTCGATGTTTGGAAGTTTCCATGCAGAGGAGCCGTTGGCAATGAAAGCGTCGGTAAGGAGCACCACCGGTGTCATGTGTTCCAATGCAATCTTGCCGGCATTGTAAGCAGCATCGAAGCAATCAGTAGGACTTGTGGCTGCAATAACAGGCATCGGGCTCTCACCGTTACGTCCGTAGAGCACCTGGAGGAGGTCGGTCTGCTCACTCTTTGTAGGCATACCCGTTGACGGACCACCACGCTGTACATCGATAATTACCAATGGAAGCTCGTCGATAAGTGCAAGGTTCATAGCCTCACTCTTCAGACAGATACCCGGTCCAGAGGTTGATGTAGCTGCCAAGGCACCTGCGAATGCAGCACCGACAGCCGATGCACAACCTGCTATCTCGTCCTCACACTGTACGGTTGTCACCCCCATTGACTTGTGCTTTGCCAACTCGTGCAGGATATCCGTTGCCGGAGTAATAGGGTAAGAACCCAAGAAAAGACGCAAACCGGCACGTTCTGCAGCTGCCATCAGTCCGTAGGCAGTGGCTTTGTTACCTGTAATATCCATGTAACGTCCCGGCTCTTTCACCGTTGACTCAATACGATAGGTATTGGGAACAGAAGCATGTACGTTGTGACCATAGTCGTATCCCGCACGTATCACCTTGATATTCGCCTCTGCAATGGCTGGTTTCTTCTTGAACTTCGTTTCAAGATAGTTATTCACCAGGTCCAAGTCACGATTGAAGAGCCAGCAGACAAGCCCCAGGGCAAACATGTTACGGCATTTCAGCATAGCCTTGTTGTCCATGCCCGTATCTGCCAGACACTCCTTCACCATCGTAGTTATCGGACAAGCCACTACACGGTCAGGATCAATCCCCAGCTCACCAAGGTAGTCATCACCATGGAATTCAGCCTTCTGAAGGTCACGCTGTCCGAATGAATCCGTGTCAATAATGATTGTTCCGTTAGGCTTGCAATGCCTGTACTGCATCTTCAGCGCAGCTGCATTCATAGCCACAAGAACATCACAACAGTCGCCAGGCGTATAGACCTTGCCTGCACCGATATGTACCTGGAACCCGCTCACACCTGTCAATGAACCTTGCGGGGCACGGATGTCAGCCGGATAATCCGGGAATGTGGAAATACCATTGCCCACTGTAGCCGAGACAGTGGTGAAAATGTTACCCGCAAGCTGCATACCATCGCCTGAGTCACCAGAAAAGTGTACAACAACACTGTCGAGTTCTTTCACTTCGATTTGTTCTTCCATAGATTATTTCTTGTTTATGTTAGTATAATAGTTCCTGTATTATCTGTTTATTTACCTTGCCAGTTTTGCTTACTTGACGAACTTCCTGCCATTCGCGACATATATACCCCTCGGCAGTCCGCTTTCATCATTTCCCATTCTGGCACCTTGCAGCGAATAGATTTCATGGTTTTCCGTGTTTTCCTCAATCTTTGTCATAGGGACGCTGATGCCGGAAGGGATATGTTTCTCCTTCTGATAGACACGTATCCAGTCAATGCGCATCTCGTAAGTGTGGTTGATATCCGGGTTTGCTGCCCAAGAACCATTACCCACTGACTGATTGAGTATCAGATAGAAATTGGATTTATCGAACGGCCATTGCTCCTGGCTGTCATCCTGTTTCTCATACTGGAAAATCTCCTTGCCATCCGCAAAGAAGGTCAGCACGTCCTCTTCCCACTCAACGGCATAAACGTGATAACGGTCCATCGGCATCCAGACATTGCCGGAATGCGGCGGATAACTATGGGTTTGCGTCCACGAAGAGTGTACCGTAGCATAGGCTTTATTCTCGGTATTGATTTGCTCGAAGATATCAATCTCACCGCCTTTCGGCCATCCCAAAGTCGTCTTTGGCATCATCCATATAGCCGGGAAGTTGCCGATAAAAGGATTGACAAGTGCCCGACACTCTACACGGCCAAAGCGGAAAGTAAAGCTCTGGCTGGTCTCTATGCCACCAGTGAGCATATCTACCTTATCAGTTGACTTGTCGGGATTGGGAATGGCACGCAGAACAAGGTTGCCGTCCTTCATGAAAGCGACATCAGGAGAGCTGCTCAGAAATCTTGCCCACTGAACTGTAGGATAGCGCGTGCAATGCCTCCACACCTTCGGGTCAGGCAGTGTGCCGTCCGGCTCATTGAACTCATCGCTGAAGACGAGCTTGTATTCAGGTCCGGGACTTTCCTGACGGGCAGCCAGTGCCTTACCGTCATCGGTCAAACTGACGGTCTGTGCAAACGAGGCTGTTGTAATCAATGCCATTGAAAGCATTGCGAGCATTCGCTTATTGGTCTTCTTCTTTAACATGGTTTATGAAGATTTTACCGTAACAGCATAATCTGTGAGTATTGGGATAACCTTAATATTAAATAGGTTGTCCTATCAGGATTCTGACATGTCTTAGGCTTGTTCATTCCAATGTAATATGCCAGATTTGTCCTTCCATAGATTATCTTTTTGTTTATGTTAGTATATCTGAGGACAAAAGTGCAAAATATTATTGAGAAAACAAAATGTTTTGAGGAGAAAAAAAATATTTTTATCTTTTGCAGTCAAAAAGGGACTGGAATTCATAAAAGTTATGATTTTCCACAACCATACTGTGGGATAAATTACAATAACGTGGCAACTATGATTTCTTTAACCTGAATCACTTATCAGACCACAATGATATTATATCTTCAGTTACTAATGGTCAATCGGAGTTTAAGGCTGGTTCTGACGGTTCCATGCAGAAAGGTTCATCCTGTGAATGCTGCCAGTCTCGATTTTTTTTCATGAAAAGAAATATTTATTTTCATGAAGAAAAATATTTCTTTTCATGAAAAAAAATTATTATGTTCGTGAAAATAATTCGGTAATGATGCCCTTTTATAACGGAACGACGGGTGTGCAACAGCTCTGCCAGTCGGCTTAACCTACATCATTTACAGCAGATAAGAGCCAAAATGAATTACTCTTTAAGAAGTAATATCAGAGTTTTATTGTAACTTTGCAATACTTTTGTAGAAAGAAAGCTGTACACAGCAGATGAGGCTGTATCAAGATGACTGTCAAGACCATTCTGATATGCCCTCGTAAGCGAGCAAAGAAGGATGAACGGATACAATGACCATACATCGCTGTAAGTGTCAGGGAGCTTTTTGCTACAAGGAAATTGGATAAACAAAGAAACTGAAGAGACATGATATTACTGAGTTTCGATACTGAAGAGTTTGATGTTCCTCGTGAACATGGGGTAGACTTCTCACTCGAAGAGGGGATGAAGGTATCCGTAGAGGGCACAAACCGCATCCTCGACATACTGAAGGCGAACGACGTACGTGCTACTTTCTTCTGCACAGGGAACTTTGCCGAACTGGCTCCGGAGGTGATGGAACGCATCAAGAACGAAGGACATGAGGTGGCTTGTCACGGTGTTGACCACTGGAGACCGCAGCCGGAGGATGTCTTCCGTTCCAAGGAAATCATCGAACGCATCACCGGTGTGAAGGTTGCCGGATATCGTCAGCCACGTATGTTCCCCGTATCGGATGAGGATATTGAGAAGGCAGGCTACCTTTATAACTCTTCTCTGAACCCTGCTTTTATACCGGGTCGATATATGCACCTCACTACTCCCCGCACGTGGTTCATGCGTGGTCCGGTGATGGAGATACCTGCCAGCGTCAGTCCGCACCTGCGTATTCCGCTCTTCTGGCTGTCTCTTCACAACTTTCCCGAGTGGCTCTATCTCCGCTTGGTACGGCAGGTACTTCGGCATGACGGCTACTTCGTGACCTACTTCCATCCGTGGGAGTTCTACGACCTCAAGGAACACCCGGAGTTCAAGATGCCTTTCATCATCAGGAACCACAGCGGACATGAACTGGAACAGCGGCTCGACCGCTTCATCAAAGCAATGAAAGCCGACAGGCAGGAGTTCATCACCTATATTGACTTTGTCAAACGGCAGAAGAAATAAGCCCTCGCTGCGCTATCAGCAACAGGCAGCGGGAACAGGACCACCCCCCAGCAACATCCCAAAAGGCAGAATAGAAGATATGATAAAACTTGCAACGGTCTCTCCTTGCTACAATGAGGAAGAGGTGTTAGAAAAGTCGGCAGCTCATCTCACGGCACTTTTCGACGAGCTCATCAGTCAGGGAAAGATTTCCGATGACTCAATGATTGTCTTTGTGAACGACGGAAGCCGCGACCGCACATGGGAAGTCATCGCCCGTCTTCACAAGCAGAATCCACGCATACGGGGTATCAACCTCGCACATAACGTTGGACATCAGAATGCCATCATGGCAGGAATGATGACCGCAAAGGACTGGGCTGATGCCGTCATCACACTTGATGCCGACCTTCAGGACGACTACAGGAAATGTATTCCGCAGATGGTCGACGAGTTTGAGGCAGGCAATGATATTGTCTATGGAGTGAAGGTTTCACGCCAGGCCGACCCATTGTTGAAGCGTATGTCAGCACAGGCTTTCTACCGTCTGCAGGAAAAGATGGGTGTCAACAGCATCTCCAATCATGCTGACTTCCGCCTTATGAGCCGTCAGGCATTGGGTATGCTCGCTGGTTATAAGGAGCGAAACCTCTATCTGCGTGGGCTTATCCCGCTGATAGGACTCAAGTCCACCACTGTTGACGACCGTATCAGCGAGCGTGAGGCTGGTCAGTCAAAGTACACGCTGCGCAAGATGCTCAACCTGGCATTGGACGGTATCACGTCATTCTCCGTGAGACCCATCTACTACGTCATCTATCTTGGCATCGCCTTCCTGCTCATCAGCCTTTGTATAGGCATCTATGTCATCCACGCTTTCATCAGTCATACGGAAGTAGCAGGCTGGGCTTCGCTCATTCTCAGTATCTGGCTTGTTGGTGCCATGCTGATGATTTCAATCGGGGCTGTGGGAATTTACATTGCCAAGATATACGAAGAGGTGAAGCAGCGACCGCTCTATAACATCAGTCAAATACTCGATTAACGTCCCATCCACATGGCAATATGCATCAAAGAGCTCTGGCAACGCTGGCAGAAAGACTTCTGGCGTGTGTTCCGTTTTGGTATAACGGGAACGATCTGCTCGCTCATCCACTATGGCATCTATTGTCTCTGTCTGCTTTTCACCAATACAACCATAGCCTATACTGCCGGCTACTGCGTAGGTCTCTTCTGCAACTACGGGCTTACCACCTACTTCACTTTCAAGGGAAAGCCATCGAAGAGCAATGTTGCAGGCTTTGCAGGCAGTCATGTTCTCAATTATCTGTTAGAGATTGGTTTGCTCCAGCTCTTCCTCTGGTTAGGTGCCAGCAAATGGTTGTCGCCGATTCTTGTGATGGTGATAGTAGTCCCTATCAACTTCGTTTTACTCCGACTTGTGTTTGTCAAAGGGAAAAAGGAAAGTGATAATTTGGTAAAATAATTGGGCTTATTAGTCTTATCGGGCAAATCAGGCTAATCATTAGCCATCATGCACCGCTTACCTTTCACCTTAAAGCCACGAAATAAAAACAAGATATTATTTAAGCTGTATGAGTAAGTTTAATTTCATTTTAGTATTTGTACTTTTGTTGTATGGATGTGAGATAGCAGCTCAAAAAGAGACAACTGGTAAAATAAGCCATACGGAACAACAAGATAAACCCTACTACCAACGCATAAATGATCAAATAGATTCATTTACCGAACGACCACTCTATTGTATTAAGGTAAAAAGAGCATGCGTAGGGTGTGATATAAGAGTAAATGATTTCCCCATAATACAACAGTTTGAAAAGAGATGTTCAGGGACAGAAATGGAGTTTCCGCTTAATCCGGGGATTTTATCATCAGGAATACAAGAGCTGACTATTCGGATTGTTCCTCCTTCTGATCAAAAATGTATTCCGGAGAATGCAGTGTTTGAATTTGAAATAAACAAGATGCCCGATAGTTGGGTGTATGATGGAAACAGGGAGATTATCCTTCCAACTGTCAAAATGGATGCCCAGGGATTACCTTCTTGGGAGTTCAAAACAAAGTTCAAAGCCGAAGTTCCTTTTTTATTTGTTGCATGGAAAGAGTCCCAGGATCTGAGTAAAGTTAAAAACCTGGACAAGCTGTTAGATGATGCATATAAGAAAATTGCAAAAATAATAGAGGATAAAAACATTGAGGAGTTCGTAAAGATTATCTCCAAAACGTTTGAATACAATGTTATGTTATATGAAAGAACAGAGGGTAAGCCGAACGGGTTTCAAGAAGAGCCGGAGAAGTTATTACCGATGAAAAACTGTAAGATTGCTCTATACGGGAATAACAGACTGGCAAGATATGAGGATGAAGAATTTGAATCGTGCTTTAAGTTTGAGGTCTTCTTGAAGAATAATGAAAAGACTGTTTATGAATATCCCCTATACTTTCATTTGCCACAAGGAGCAAGTGAGTTGGAGGTTGTAAGGTAAATCATTCCAGAAAAATCAGTGAATAATGCGAATGCCATCTGCAAAGGGAAGAAGTATGTATATCCTTCCCTTACAGAGCAAATGCCAATCTACACGCTTCTTCCTCTTAGACACCGGAGCCAGTAGCCTTTTTATAGACTTCAAGAACCTGTGAAGCGACATCCTGGTTCTCAAAACGTTTCACATAATGCTGGCTCTTGCTGACCATTTCCGTGCAGTTCTCAATCGCTGACAATATGGCTGCAGCAGCACCATCAGCGTCATCAGGACCCACGTAAAGGCAATCAGGACCGCCTGCTTCCTCCAGACAACTGCCCGTTGCAGCTACTACGGGCAAGCCGCTTTGTATGGCTTCGATGATTGGAATACCAAAACCTTCATAGCGAGAAGGATAAATGAAAGCCTCAGCTTGATTATAAATAGCTGCGAGAAGGTCGTTAGGAACGCCTTGCAGGAAGTGTATGCGGTCACCAATACCTAAGCGTTTGATTTCAGCATCAAGTTTCTTCTGATACTTGGTCTGACGCCCTACGATGACAAGATGCAGGTCGGAAGGCAGCTTTGCCATTGCCCGAATACCCAAAAGAATGTTCTTTCGCACCTCCACCGTACCCACATTCAGCACATAACGCTGTGGAAGCTGGTACTTTCGGCGTGCCTCTTCAATCAGTGAAGGGCTGACCGAATGGCTGAAACGGGTGCTGCAGCTCTGATAAACAAGGTCAATCCTGTCCTCCGGAAAGTCACCATAATATAAGATGTCACGCTTCGTACACTCGCTGATGGCAATGATGCGTGTTGCTTCTTGCAATGTCTTATAGAACTTGCGCTTGTAGAAAAAGACGTCAATAGCAGGATAGAACTCGGGATGACGCAGGAAGATAAGGTCGTGAATGGTGACAACACCGGGGATGCCAGCTGCTGTCAAGCCCGAAGGAAGCTCGCCCGAAAGACCATGATAAAGCTCTACTCCATCTGCTTTCAGGTCCTTTACCACTCCTTTCACGCGCCACAAGTCCCGCTGCAGGCGGAAACGAAGGTGCTCAGGATAGCGGAACTGCACGTTCTCCCGCAGCTCAATCTGATTGCGGAAGTCGTCCCGTCCGGCATCAGGAGCATAGAGCCGCAACATTGTATCCGGCATCAGCGGTGCAAGGTCGTTGATGAGCGTACGCCCGTAGCTGCCCAGTCCTGTTCCGTTTCTCACGATTCGTTTGGCATCATAGCCTATTATCTTCCTATTCATGTGCATCAATCTTTTCAGTTGGAGCATAATCCTTGAATCCTAATTCATAGCAGAGCCAGAACCAGAGGATGCTGATTGGCAGTGCACGAAGGGCATAAGCCTGGATGTAATCGTGGCGTATATGCTTCGGGAAGAGGTCGCAGTTGCCCATTCCTGACAGTACGAAGACGAATACCATCAGTGCCACAGCCCATTTTCCACGCCCCCATGGCGCAGCTGTGTACCATATACAGGCACCTGTCAGTGCAATGATATATCCGCTTGACTCGCTGCCCGTACTGAAGAGTATCACAAAGAGCATCACCGAGGCAAGGATGGTTTCACGGAAGGCAAGGTGCCTGTACTGTGAACGACGCAGGTAAGGAAGTGCAAAGAGCAGCATACCCGGAACGATGAGCCATAGGTCGGAATAGTCCATATTACCCGTTGTGCGGCGTACCAGACCCAATAAAGAGATGTTCTGTGCAAAGGAATGAATGTTCTCCGTATTCTTCCCTACAAGGCAGGTGAACCACTCATGGTATTGTCCGATGATATAGTCAGGCGAACTGATTACCATCGGAGCAAGGAAGAGAATGACCGACCAGATTGCCAGCCATACCACCAGTCGCACCTTATGCCGTGAGAAAAGGAAGAACGCAAGTCCAACGATACCATAGAGTTTTACCAATGCACCCAATACGATAAAGAATGCAGCCCAGCCTTCATGCTCCTTTTCAATGAGGAAGAATGACGACAGGATGATAGCTGCAATGGCAAT of Prevotella fusca JCM 17724 contains these proteins:
- a CDS encoding glycoside hydrolase family 16 protein; amino-acid sequence: MLKKKTNKRMLAMLSMALITTASFAQTVSLTDDGKALAARQESPGPEYKLVFSDEFNEPDGTLPDPKVWRHCTRYPTVQWARFLSSSPDVAFMKDGNLVLRAIPNPDKSTDKVDMLTGGIETSQSFTFRFGRVECRALVNPFIGNFPAIWMMPKTTLGWPKGGEIDIFEQINTENKAYATVHSSWTQTHSYPPHSGNVWMPMDRYHVYAVEWEEDVLTFFADGKEIFQYEKQDDSQEQWPFDKSNFYLILNQSVGNGSWAANPDINHTYEMRIDWIRVYQKEKHIPSGISVPMTKIEENTENHEIYSLQGARMGNDESGLPRGIYVANGRKFVK
- a CDS encoding 2-oxoacid:acceptor oxidoreductase subunit alpha; translated protein: MEEQIEVKELDSVVVHFSGDSGDGMQLAGNIFTTVSATVGNGISTFPDYPADIRAPQGSLTGVSGFQVHIGAGKVYTPGDCCDVLVAMNAAALKMQYRHCKPNGTIIIDTDSFGQRDLQKAEFHGDDYLGELGIDPDRVVACPITTMVKECLADTGMDNKAMLKCRNMFALGLVCWLFNRDLDLVNNYLETKFKKKPAIAEANIKVIRAGYDYGHNVHASVPNTYRIESTVKEPGRYMDITGNKATAYGLMAAAERAGLRLFLGSYPITPATDILHELAKHKSMGVTTVQCEDEIAGCASAVGAAFAGALAATSTSGPGICLKSEAMNLALIDELPLVIIDVQRGGPSTGMPTKSEQTDLLQVLYGRNGESPMPVIAATSPTDCFDAAYNAGKIALEHMTPVVLLTDAFIANGSSAWKLPNIEELPEIHPHFVTEEQKYKYTPYKRDPETLARYWAIPGMEGYTHILGGLEKDGETGAISTDPENHDKMDRLRWDKVARIPVPDLEVMGDEKDADLLIVGFGSTYGHLYSAMEELRGKGHKVALAQFKYVNPLPKNTAEVLGRYKKVVVAEQNLGQLAALLRIRINHFAPYQYNQVKGQPFVVNELVSTFEKLIKAPLPKEESGTFYTKILQ
- a CDS encoding 2-oxoacid:ferredoxin oxidoreductase subunit beta, giving the protein MNQYTAQDFKKGQPRWCPGCGDHFFLASLQKAMAELGVPPYETAVISGIGCSSRLPYYANTYAMQTIHGRAAAISTGAKVTNPNLTIWQVSGDGDALAIGGNHFIHAMRRNVDLNMILLNNRIYGLTKGQYSPTSPRGFVSKSSPYGTTEDPFRPAELCFGARGNFFARSVASDNTETIAILKAAYQHKGASVCEILQNCVIFNDGCHNSVYTSAGRKENAIYVRHGEPLIFGANQEYGLMQEGFGLKVVKIGENGITRDDILVHDAHCQDNTLQLKLAMMSNEDGFPVALGVIRDVEAPTYDAAVNKQIEEVKAQKHYHTFMEMLETNDIWEVKE
- a CDS encoding glycosyltransferase family 4 protein produces the protein MNRKIIGYDAKRIVRNGTGLGSYGRTLINDLAPLMPDTMLRLYAPDAGRDDFRNQIELRENVQFRYPEHLRFRLQRDLWRVKGVVKDLKADGVELYHGLSGELPSGLTAAGIPGVVTIHDLIFLRHPEFYPAIDVFFYKRKFYKTLQEATRIIAISECTKRDILYYGDFPEDRIDLVYQSCSTRFSHSVSPSLIEEARRKYQLPQRYVLNVGTVEVRKNILLGIRAMAKLPSDLHLVIVGRQTKYQKKLDAEIKRLGIGDRIHFLQGVPNDLLAAIYNQAEAFIYPSRYEGFGIPIIEAIQSGLPVVAATGSCLEEAGGPDCLYVGPDDADGAAAAILSAIENCTEMVSKSQHYVKRFENQDVASQVLEVYKKATGSGV
- a CDS encoding polysaccharide deacetylase family protein, with the translated sequence MILLSFDTEEFDVPREHGVDFSLEEGMKVSVEGTNRILDILKANDVRATFFCTGNFAELAPEVMERIKNEGHEVACHGVDHWRPQPEDVFRSKEIIERITGVKVAGYRQPRMFPVSDEDIEKAGYLYNSSLNPAFIPGRYMHLTTPRTWFMRGPVMEIPASVSPHLRIPLFWLSLHNFPEWLYLRLVRQVLRHDGYFVTYFHPWEFYDLKEHPEFKMPFIIRNHSGHELEQRLDRFIKAMKADRQEFITYIDFVKRQKK
- a CDS encoding glycosyltransferase family 2 protein, with the translated sequence MIKLATVSPCYNEEEVLEKSAAHLTALFDELISQGKISDDSMIVFVNDGSRDRTWEVIARLHKQNPRIRGINLAHNVGHQNAIMAGMMTAKDWADAVITLDADLQDDYRKCIPQMVDEFEAGNDIVYGVKVSRQADPLLKRMSAQAFYRLQEKMGVNSISNHADFRLMSRQALGMLAGYKERNLYLRGLIPLIGLKSTTVDDRISEREAGQSKYTLRKMLNLALDGITSFSVRPIYYVIYLGIAFLLISLCIGIYVIHAFISHTEVAGWASLILSIWLVGAMLMISIGAVGIYIAKIYEEVKQRPLYNISQILD
- a CDS encoding glycosyltransferase family 87 protein, which produces MNDKIKRFLNHPFLSDRRLLLGIWTILSLVGMLKLHRSHNNFLIFKGVFWHTMNGTSLYAAYPAEYSDVNHYGPLFSLIIAPFAILPEWAGMLLWLLFLSGWLFAAVYWSGLRKNQQVFIYWFCGFTLLTALFMQQFNIAIAAIILSSFFLIEKEHEGWAAFFIVLGALVKLYGIVGLAFFLFSRHKVRLVVWLAIWSVILFLAPMVISSPDYIIGQYHEWFTCLVGKNTENIHSFAQNISLLGLVRRTTGNMDYSDLWLIVPGMLLFALPYLRRSQYRHLAFRETILASVMLFVILFSTGSESSGYIIALTGACIWYTAAPWGRGKWAVALMVFVFVLSGMGNCDLFPKHIRHDYIQAYALRALPISILWFWLCYELGFKDYAPTEKIDAHE
- a CDS encoding GtrA family protein, translated to MAICIKELWQRWQKDFWRVFRFGITGTICSLIHYGIYCLCLLFTNTTIAYTAGYCVGLFCNYGLTTYFTFKGKPSKSNVAGFAGSHVLNYLLEIGLLQLFLWLGASKWLSPILVMVIVVPINFVLLRLVFVKGKKESDNLVK